The Streptomyces sp. R28 region CGGGGTGCCGTGACGAAGATGATCGCCGACATGATCTGCGGGCCGATCATCATCGTCACGGCCAGGGGCAGCACATTCAGACCGTCCACGTCGGCCTCCGCATCAGCTCGTCAGAACCTTGGACTTCGCCTGCTCGTACTCGGCATCGGTGATGGCGCCCCGGTCGTGCAGCGCGGCCAGCCTGCCCAGCTCGTCCGCCTTGGTGCCCGGCGCCTTCCGGCCCGGGGCGGCGGGGGCGGTGGGGGCGGCGGCCTGCTGGACGTACGCGCGGAACGCCCGCTCCCGGTCCTGCGCCCGGCGCAGCTCGCGCTCACCCATCCCGTGCCCGCGGGCGATCAGGTAGGTGAAGACGCCGAGGAAGGGCAGCGCACACACCGTCAGCGTCCAGCCCGCCTTGCCCCAGCCGCTGAGGGCGTCGTCGCGGAAGATGTCGCCGACCACGCGGAACAGCAGCATGAGCCACATGATCCACAGGAAGAACCAGAGCATGGTCAGGAACACGTTGAGCAGGGGATAGTCCATGATCGCCTCCGCTGGCCGGCGGCTACCGCGACGACCGCGCGGCGCCCGAGGGCCCGACGCCTTCACGGTGCGCCGGGGTGGTTCGTGGGGCATCACCCCTCACGGGTGGGCGTCGGGGCCGATCAGACAGGCGCCGAGCGCGACCACGAACCACGACCCCGGCTCCGGCCCCGAGCGCCGTGCGCAGACGGCCAGGGCGATGACCACCACCAGGCAGGCGAAGGCGGCGCCCAGCGCGGTACGGGGCCGGCGCACGCCGGTGAGGACGGGCAGCCAGTAGCCCTGGGGGATCTCGATCTTCTGCGCGGGCGACTCGTGCGGACTCCAGCTCGTCCAGGGCGCATACGGGTCCTGCCGCATGCGAGCCCTAATCGGAGAGGGGGTCCTTCCGCACCACGCACAGGGCCCAGATGACGAAGGCGTACAGCGCGATCAGCGTGAGCGACCAGACCGGGTAGTACGGGATGGACAGGAAGTTGGCGATCAGCAGCAGTGCCGCGATGCCGACGCCGACGACCCTCGCCCACGTCTGCGCTGTGAACAGGCCGAAGCTCACGATCACGGCGATCGCCCCGAACACCAGGTTGATCCAGCCCCAGCTGGTCAGGTCGAACTTGAAGAGGTAGTTGGGCGTGGAGACGTAGACGTCGTCCTCGGCGATGGCCATGATCCCCCGGAAGACGTCGAGGATCCCGGAGATGAACAGCATCACTCCGGCGAACAGCGTCAGGCCGGTGGCGGCAGCCTGCCTCCCCTCCCGATGGCGGGGAGTAGTGGTGGTGGCCATGTCCGGCCTCCTTTCCTCACCGGGCTGCGGCGCGCAGCCGTACACCCCCGAGCCTGATCCCCAAGGGCCCCACCCGTCGTCACCCTCGAAGGGTGAGGACGCTCCGACCGGTCTCCTGCTGCCATGGGACGAGGGGACTGGGCGCCAGGCCTGAGGAGGCGGCGCGATGAGCGGTGGTGCCTGGGCCGGCCTGGCCGTGGCGGGTGTCACCGCCGCCTATGCCCTCGGCTCGCGGCGGTTGTCGGCCACG contains the following coding sequences:
- a CDS encoding SHOCT domain-containing protein, yielding MDYPLLNVFLTMLWFFLWIMWLMLLFRVVGDIFRDDALSGWGKAGWTLTVCALPFLGVFTYLIARGHGMGERELRRAQDRERAFRAYVQQAAAPTAPAAPGRKAPGTKADELGRLAALHDRGAITDAEYEQAKSKVLTS